A genomic window from Streptomyces sp. NBC_01429 includes:
- a CDS encoding Tex family protein — protein MTTSIENRIAGELGVRERQVRAAVELLDGGSTVPFIARYRKEATEMLDDVQLRTLEERLRYLRELEERRTAILESVREQGKLDDALEARIRAADTKARLEDIYLPFKPKRRTKAQIAREAGLEPLAEGLLTDPSVEPQAAAAAFVDADRGVADPAAALEGARAILTERFSEDADLIGELRERMWTRGRLAAKVRTGKEEAGAKFADYFDFAEPFSRLPSHRILAMFRGEKEDVLDLVMEPEEPAAEAELPGPGAYEAMVARRFGVADRGRPGDKWLGDTVRWAWRTRILVRLGIDLRLRLRTAAEDEAVRVFASNLRDLLLAAPAGTRATLGLDPGFRTGVKVAVVDATGKVVATDTIHPHVPANRWDESLARLAGLAKEHAVDLIAIGNGTASRETDKLAGELCARHPELKLTKVMVSEAGASVYSASAFASQELPELDVSIRGAVSIARRLQDPLAELVKIDPKSIGVGQYQHDLSEVKLSRSLDTVVEDCVNGVGVDVNTASAPLLSRVSGIGAGLAENIVAHRDANGPFRSRRALKDVARLGPKAYEQCAGFLRIRGGDDPLDASSVHPEAYPVVRSMVRTTGADVASLIGNSSVLRSLKPGDFVNDSFGLPTVTDILGELEKPGRDPRPAFKTATFKDGVEKIGDLASGMVLEGVVTNVAAFGAFVDIGVHQDGLVHVSAMSRNFVKDPREVVKPGDVVRVKVMDIDIPRKRISLTLRLDDEATADSTTSAAKSDRPGGGGRPPQQRQGGGGRGGNGGGRGGNRGGGGGGGARQGAPAPANSAMADALRRAGLTDPGRGGKR, from the coding sequence CGGCTGCGCTATCTGCGGGAGCTGGAGGAGCGGCGGACCGCGATCCTGGAATCCGTCCGGGAACAGGGCAAGCTCGACGACGCCCTGGAGGCGCGGATCCGGGCCGCCGACACCAAGGCGCGCCTGGAGGACATCTATCTGCCGTTCAAGCCCAAGCGGCGCACCAAGGCGCAGATCGCCCGTGAGGCAGGTCTCGAACCGCTCGCCGAGGGCCTGTTGACCGATCCGTCGGTGGAACCGCAGGCCGCGGCGGCCGCGTTCGTGGACGCGGACCGGGGCGTCGCTGATCCCGCCGCCGCCCTGGAGGGCGCGCGCGCCATCCTCACCGAGCGGTTCTCCGAGGACGCGGACCTCATCGGGGAGCTGCGCGAGCGGATGTGGACCCGGGGACGGCTCGCCGCGAAGGTACGGACGGGGAAGGAGGAGGCGGGCGCCAAGTTCGCCGACTACTTCGACTTCGCCGAACCCTTCTCCCGGCTGCCCTCGCACCGGATCCTCGCCATGTTCCGCGGCGAGAAGGAGGATGTCCTCGACCTGGTCATGGAGCCGGAGGAGCCCGCGGCGGAGGCGGAGCTGCCCGGACCCGGCGCGTACGAGGCCATGGTCGCGCGCCGCTTCGGCGTCGCCGACCGGGGCCGTCCCGGCGACAAGTGGCTCGGGGACACCGTCCGGTGGGCCTGGCGGACCAGGATCCTGGTGCGTCTCGGCATCGATCTGCGGCTGCGGCTGCGGACGGCCGCCGAGGACGAGGCCGTACGGGTCTTCGCCTCGAACCTGCGGGACCTGCTGCTCGCGGCCCCCGCCGGGACGCGCGCCACGCTCGGCCTGGACCCCGGCTTCCGTACGGGGGTGAAGGTCGCCGTGGTCGACGCCACCGGCAAGGTCGTCGCCACCGACACGATCCATCCGCACGTCCCGGCGAACAGGTGGGACGAGTCGCTGGCCAGGCTGGCCGGGCTGGCGAAGGAACACGCGGTCGATCTGATCGCCATCGGCAACGGCACGGCGTCCCGGGAGACCGACAAGCTCGCCGGTGAGCTGTGCGCCAGGCATCCCGAGCTGAAGCTGACGAAGGTGATGGTCTCCGAGGCGGGCGCCTCCGTGTACTCGGCCTCCGCTTTCGCCTCGCAGGAGCTGCCCGAGCTGGACGTGTCGATCCGGGGCGCCGTCTCGATCGCGCGCCGGCTCCAGGATCCGCTGGCCGAACTCGTCAAGATCGACCCCAAGTCCATCGGCGTCGGTCAGTACCAGCACGACCTCTCCGAGGTGAAGCTCTCCCGCTCCCTGGACACCGTCGTCGAGGACTGTGTGAACGGCGTCGGTGTCGATGTCAACACCGCTTCGGCGCCGCTGCTCTCGCGCGTCTCGGGTATCGGCGCGGGGCTCGCGGAGAACATCGTCGCGCACCGCGACGCCAACGGCCCGTTCCGGTCGCGGCGCGCGCTCAAGGACGTGGCCAGGCTCGGCCCCAAGGCGTACGAGCAGTGCGCGGGCTTCCTCCGGATCCGCGGCGGGGACGATCCGCTGGACGCGTCGTCCGTGCACCCGGAGGCGTACCCGGTCGTCAGGTCGATGGTGAGGACCACCGGCGCCGATGTCGCGTCCCTCATCGGGAACTCCTCGGTGCTGCGCTCCCTGAAGCCCGGCGACTTCGTGAACGACTCCTTCGGTCTGCCGACCGTCACGGACATCCTGGGCGAGCTGGAGAAGCCGGGCCGGGACCCGCGCCCGGCCTTCAAGACGGCCACCTTCAAGGACGGCGTCGAGAAGATCGGCGACCTGGCCTCCGGGATGGTGCTGGAAGGGGTCGTGACGAATGTCGCGGCCTTCGGCGCGTTCGTGGACATCGGGGTGCACCAGGACGGGCTGGTCCATGTCTCTGCGATGTCCAGGAACTTCGTCAAGGATCCGCGCGAGGTGGTGAAGCCGGGCGACGTGGTCAGGGTGAAGGTCATGGACATCGACATCCCCCGCAAGCGGATCTCGCTGACCCTGCGCCTGGACGACGAGGCGACCGCGGACTCGACCACGTCCGCGGCGAAGTCGGACCGGCCGGGAGGCGGCGGCCGGCCGCCGCAGCAGCGCCAGGGCGGCGGCGGGCGCGGCGGCAACGGTGGTGGACGCGGCGGCAACCGCGGCGGCGGTGGCGGTGGCGGTGCCCGCCAGGGAGCTCCCGCCCCGGCGAACAGCGCGATGGCCGACGCGCTGCGCCGGGCGGGGCTGACGGACCCCG